In the genome of Mucilaginibacter sp. 14171R-50, the window TCTTCGTTATCAAAAACCGAATAATAGGTTGTATAATAACCGCTATCTGTGCCGGCTACAATATACCATAACCAATTTTGTAGCGGCGCGGGCGTGCTCATGTAACGAGAGTAGGTTATCTTTTGGCGTTTTAGCAATTCGGTTACCCTTTGGTCGACTATCTTTTTATGGGCGCCGCAATACAACACGTAAAAAAATGCCATCCCTAATCCAAAAATACTCCAGATCCGTCTGCGTATAACACTGTTTTTCGCAAATAGCAGCATCAAACAAGTGCTTAAGGGCCACATCAATAAAAAAGGGTCGGCAACGTAAATAATATTAAACGCTACACGCCCGGTACTAAAGGGCTCCCACCAGCCGGTGCCATAGTTGTTGAGGGCATCCAGGATATCATGCAATAAAATGGCGATCCAGATGAACAAAAACCACTTGCTCCAGTTCATATCTGCGTTACGGGGCCGGCGGTAGGCAAAAGTAGCCAGCAAAAGCGCTATTATTATACTGGTTATAAAAGAATGCGTAATACCACGATGTGCCAGCAATGCGGCGGGCGTGGGCAGCCAAAGGGCGGTTACCACATCAATATCCGGCAAACTGTGCAACACCGCCCCCCAAACCAGCGCACGTTTACCCAGGTAACGGCCAGCAATGGCTTCGCCTAAGCACGCGCCGAGCGTCAGATGTGTCAGGATATCCATAATCAGTGCAAGATAAACCCGGCTTAGCTTATTGACGCTGACTAAAAACAGCCCGTCGCATGATCGTTATCATGCTAATTTCCGGTAGCATTCACGAGCTTAGATCGTTTAAGTACCGTAATTATGAAATGTGTTTTGATTCTGACGGATTTCTCGGCCGCCGCCAGGTGCGCAGCAGAGCAGGCGCTGTTCATCGCAGCGCAGATGAACGCCGAAATTTGGCTGGTTAACGTTTATCCTATCACGCCGTATCTGCCATCGGTGGGTTCGGCCGTACTTCAGGAGCCTACTGCTGTCCAAAAGCGGCATGATAGTATGGTGAAATTGAACCGGGAAGTGCGGCGGCTGGAGCGTATCAAGCTTCCCGGGCAGCGTCCGGTGGTACGCCCCATCGCGCTTGAAGGACAGCTTGCCGAGTGTGTAGCAGGGCTGGCGCACAGGAAAAAAAGCCGGTTGATTGCCATGGGGGTATCCGGCAAGTCTTACGGCGATATGCTGTTTAGCGGCGATGTAAAGACGGTATTGCAGCAAGTCCGTTGCCCCATATTGGCTACGCCGGGCAACCGCGTAAGTTACGGGATACATCATGTTTTGTTTGCTACAGACCTGGCCGCCGCAGACGAGGCTGTTATAGGCGATCTTGTTGATTTAACGGCACGCCTTAAAGCCCGGCTAACCATAGGTCACGTGTCTCCCAGGGTTGTTATCCCAGATTTTGCGGAAGAAAGCAGCACTTCGGCCTTCAGCCAAAAGATCAAAAGCTTATATCCTGCAACCCGCCATACGAGCGCGAGGGCCACGAAGGTTATTGAAGGACTGGACACCATGCAAGCAGAAACAGGGGTAGATATTATTGCCCTGCGCTATCGAAAACATCCTTTTTGGTACCACCTATTTCATGAAAACCCGTTGAAGGAGTTACTCAATAAGGGGAATACTTCCTTACTGATCTTTCCGGATAACGCAGTAGAACATGACTAATTTTAAAACACGCGTTTTAACCGGTATCGCATTGGTAACGGTTATTCTTGGCGGTATATGGCTGGGGTCAGTTTATTTCGCAGGTTTGCTGGTGATAATCAACATGCTAAGCCTGCGGGAGTTTTACCGACTGTTGGAGACGCCGGATACAAGGCCTGCCGGCACGGCGGGGTACTTTCTTTCCAGCAGCCTTATCATCACCACTTACATAGTAAGCAGCGGTATGGGCGGTTGGGAGTGGTTGCTACTCAATTTGGCGGTTGGTTTCGGTATTTTTGTCGCGTCGCTTTACGGGCCTGGTTACAGGCCTTTTCAATCATTAGCGGTCACTTTTTTAGGAATCATCTGCATTTGTTTGCCGCTGTGTTGTTTCCTGGCGCTGCCCTTCCTGCCCAAACCAGGGAATATATATCATGCTCAAATCCCTTTAAGTGTCTTTTTGCTGCTCTGGTCAAATGACAGTGGAGCTTACCTATGTGGAAAACTAACAGGTAAACATCCTTTATTTAAACGCATCTCGCCAAAAAAAACCTGGGAAGGAAGTGTAGGCGGAGCAATAGTTTGCTTATTGATGGGCTACCTGATATCGCGGCATATTCTGTTGCTTACAATTGCAGACTGGCTGATGCTGACTTTCATCATCATCATCAGTGGCACCTATGGCGACCTGATCAAATCATTGCTGAAACGCAGTCTTAATGTGAAAGATTCGGGTACTATATTGCCGGGGCATGGCGGCATGCTGGACCGTTTCGATAGCCTTTTAGGTTCCGCTCCGTTTGTTTTGATTTACCTTATCATGGTTTGGCGATGAAAAAGATGAGTTACCAATTGATTAACCTGATCACATTTTACCGGCTGGCAGCTGCGCCTGTGCTGGTCATCCTATTGCTGTGCCATCAGTTTAACATTTTTAAATGGCTGCTGGCCATCAGTTTTTTTACGGACGCTATAGATGGCTGGCTGGCCCGCCGCTTCAAGGCGGTTAGTTTGATGGGGGCGCGTATAGATTCCATCGCCGATGACCTGACTGTGTTGGTTGCCGTTTTAGGCATAGCGCTATTTCATGTCGATTTTTTATGCGCCGAATGGCAGTTGGTGGCCGCTTTGATTTTATTTTATATGCCGCAAAATAGCATCGCCCTTATTCGCTTCGGCAAATTAACCAGTTTTCATACATATCTGGCAAAGATAGCCGCTGTTCTTCAAGGCATGTTCCTGGTCCTGTTTTACTTTCTGGACGAACCATTGACTTACCTTTTTTATATTACCTCAATTTTTACGCTGCTTGATCTGGCGGAAGAGATTGTGCTGGTACTGATCCTCCCAAAGTGGCAGGCGGATGTTAAAGGGCTATACTGGGTTCTCCGTCAAAATTGACTTATTCATTTTCCAGGATATTTTTACGCTCGCGATATTCATCTTTTGTAATTTCGCCCGCGGCAAAACGCTTTTTCAAAATGTCCAGCGGGGAATCTCGTCTTTTGCGTTGCCCCGGAATATCGTAAGGTGTGGCAAATATCCAGATCAGTAAACAAACCCAAAGAAACCACCATACCAAGTGCATTCCCCAATAGTAATAGTTTGTAAAAAAGTCTCTCATTGGTTTAAGCATTAAAAGTTTTATTTATAATCCGGCGGAAAGATGATAACCGGTAATTGTTGTTGCGCAATGGCGGCCTTAGATTCGCTGTGGCCGAACAGCCGTGCCACTAAAGAATGATGCTGGTGGCTCAATGCCAAAAGGTCTACCTTTTCGTCCGCGCAGTAATGCTGCAACGCGGGTTGAACCGCTTCCCTGAACACTTGTTTGCAAGTGAGTCCGCGGTGTAAAAGAAATTTGCGAAAGGCCATTTCAGCGCCTATCGCTGTGGCTGCTTCGCCGGGCCGTAATATGTGAACAATTTGCAGTTCAAAATCAAGGTCTTTGCCTAAATCCAACAGAAAATCTACGGCAGGCAAGTCGGATATTTCAAAGTTGGTAGCAAACACCACCTTTTTCGGAATATCCAGGTGTGCTGACGATGGTATTATGCAAACGGGCTTGCGGGATTTGCGGATCACCGCGGCCGTATCGCTCCCTGTAAGTAAATGATCGATCGTCCCGCCGGTTCTTCCACCCATGATCACCATGCTCATCTCGTTTCCAGCGGTAAGTTCCCGAACATTCTCAGCCAGGCCGCCGTCGCCGGTTTTACAGTCGATATGGGTTTTGCAACCGGCAATTGTGCCGCATAACTCATTTAGCCGGTGAGCTCCTTTTTGTAAATGTTCCATGCTGTCTGCATAATACATATCCGGAGTAACCAACGGGCCTTCGATATTACTAAGGGCCATAGGCACATACGAAAACGTGTGATACAAAACAAGATCGGCCGACATTTTTGATGATAACCGCAGGGCAGCCGACTCGGCATGTGCTGCATTGGCCGAGAAATCGGTAAGTACTAATAGCTTTTTCATTTATTTTTCTTCATTAGTGCGTGCCATAATTTCAGCGCCTCCGCCTGCAGTTTTTTAACTCCTTCCAGCCGTCGGGCTTGTTCATCTTTTTCAGACAACGGGTGTTCCGTTTTTAACGGCTTTCCGTGGTTTCCGTTTGTTTTTGAGCCAGGTTTCATAATCAAAGTTAGCCCGCCCTTCCCTCACGGCAAATGATCGGCCCCACTGTCCGGGCTGATCTAAATCACCCGTACGGATGACGGGCATCCTGCCCCGGGACGGTACCGGAAATTACTTTTGTTTAAATTTTTTATCATTAATCATTTTATATCATGAAAAATCAAAGCTTAACAAAAATTGAAGAAAGGATCCCTGTTGTGTTTGAGGACCTGTTCAGGCCTTGGAGCGATTTATTTGACGGTAGTTTTTTTAAACGTGCCACCAAT includes:
- a CDS encoding SHOCT domain-containing protein, giving the protein MRDFFTNYYYWGMHLVWWFLWVCLLIWIFATPYDIPGQRKRRDSPLDILKKRFAAGEITKDEYRERKNILENE
- a CDS encoding phosphatidate cytidylyltransferase, with the protein product MTNFKTRVLTGIALVTVILGGIWLGSVYFAGLLVIINMLSLREFYRLLETPDTRPAGTAGYFLSSSLIITTYIVSSGMGGWEWLLLNLAVGFGIFVASLYGPGYRPFQSLAVTFLGIICICLPLCCFLALPFLPKPGNIYHAQIPLSVFLLLWSNDSGAYLCGKLTGKHPLFKRISPKKTWEGSVGGAIVCLLMGYLISRHILLLTIADWLMLTFIIIISGTYGDLIKSLLKRSLNVKDSGTILPGHGGMLDRFDSLLGSAPFVLIYLIMVWR
- a CDS encoding metal-dependent hydrolase, with translation MDILTHLTLGACLGEAIAGRYLGKRALVWGAVLHSLPDIDVVTALWLPTPAALLAHRGITHSFITSIIIALLLATFAYRRPRNADMNWSKWFLFIWIAILLHDILDALNNYGTGWWEPFSTGRVAFNIIYVADPFLLMWPLSTCLMLLFAKNSVIRRRIWSIFGLGMAFFYVLYCGAHKKIVDQRVTELLKRQKITYSRYMSTPAPLQNWLWYIVAGTDSGYYTTYYSVFDNEEHLSLHYFPRNAYLLARAKHQATVQQLIRFSPQFYTAEMRKDTLVFNDLRFGQIIGWQNPRAAFAFYYFPEQPNDNRLAVQRGRLAGWNKQAVRSLYRRIRGE
- a CDS encoding universal stress protein, producing MKKLLVLTDFSANAAHAESAALRLSSKMSADLVLYHTFSYVPMALSNIEGPLVTPDMYYADSMEHLQKGAHRLNELCGTIAGCKTHIDCKTGDGGLAENVRELTAGNEMSMVIMGGRTGGTIDHLLTGSDTAAVIRKSRKPVCIIPSSAHLDIPKKVVFATNFEISDLPAVDFLLDLGKDLDFELQIVHILRPGEAATAIGAEMAFRKFLLHRGLTCKQVFREAVQPALQHYCADEKVDLLALSHQHHSLVARLFGHSESKAAIAQQQLPVIIFPPDYK
- a CDS encoding universal stress protein gives rise to the protein MKCVLILTDFSAAARCAAEQALFIAAQMNAEIWLVNVYPITPYLPSVGSAVLQEPTAVQKRHDSMVKLNREVRRLERIKLPGQRPVVRPIALEGQLAECVAGLAHRKKSRLIAMGVSGKSYGDMLFSGDVKTVLQQVRCPILATPGNRVSYGIHHVLFATDLAAADEAVIGDLVDLTARLKARLTIGHVSPRVVIPDFAEESSTSAFSQKIKSLYPATRHTSARATKVIEGLDTMQAETGVDIIALRYRKHPFWYHLFHENPLKELLNKGNTSLLIFPDNAVEHD
- a CDS encoding CDP-alcohol phosphatidyltransferase family protein; amino-acid sequence: MKKMSYQLINLITFYRLAAAPVLVILLLCHQFNIFKWLLAISFFTDAIDGWLARRFKAVSLMGARIDSIADDLTVLVAVLGIALFHVDFLCAEWQLVAALILFYMPQNSIALIRFGKLTSFHTYLAKIAAVLQGMFLVLFYFLDEPLTYLFYITSIFTLLDLAEEIVLVLILPKWQADVKGLYWVLRQN